From the genome of Henningerozyma blattae CBS 6284 chromosome 8, complete genome:
ttcagaaaataaataaaattctaaaataatttaaaatattataatcatttcatctttttacttttaataaaacaatattatgaaaaattaactcTAGTGATTAATAACTTTatactttaaatacttCACGTGATGTGTCAGAATATCCCGCAGTACATTCAGGGTAGGTAACTTTTTGACtacaattaatttttgaattatctcGTATTGAAAAATCGCCAAGCTTAAAGGAACCGAAGGTAtattatacaaaaaaataatatacacATATACAAAAATACATCATAAACGATAGACTCGCTTGAGCTTTCTCAATTAACTAAATTTTGGTTAAAATAGCAATTTggttaaatttttattaaatagaACCACATAATAGAAGAGGTACGATAAACTTAAACCATACACTAGGCTGTTTTAATAAAAGcataaaagataaaaaaaaattgaaaaaaaaatataaagttttgccaaaaaaaatagggaaaaacaacaacaaacaAGATTAAAACgcagaaaaaaaaataaagcaaATATACTTTGGTTTTTATTTATGATATAAAGATGTGGCATATGAGAAGCGAGCTTAAGGTACTTATCTATACCAATGTGGTACTTCTAATGACGGCTACTTATATCACATCTGgccttatttttttagtttgtGATGATGCAACATCTGGTGCCCTAACAGATGCAGAAATCAATCCTCCTCGTGGGATCCCTACTAAACCTTTATTGATCCCCAAGATCATACATCAAACttataaagatgaaaatatacCTGAGCATTGGAAAGCTGGCCAAAAGAGATGTATTGACTTACATACAGACTATCAATACATTCTTTGGACTGATAAAATGATAAATGATTTCATGCAAGAAAATTACCCATGGTTTATGGATACATTTTTAAGTTATGAATACCCTATTGAAAGAGTTGATGCAGTTCGTTATTTTATCTTATACCATTATGGTGGTGTTTATATTGATTTGGATGATGGGTGTGAAAGAAGATTGGATCCATTATTAACAGTACAAGCGTTTGTTAGGAAAACATCACCAGTAGGTGTATCTAATGATGTTATGGGATCAATACCTCATCAtccattttatttgaaattaatgaattcattgaataaatatagGAAAAATGTTCATATACCATATTGGACAATTATGTGCTCTACAGGCCCCTTATTTGTTAGTTTAGTTTGGAAGAAATATAAGAGAACTAAAGAATCTAAGGAATTTTTAGTTCGTATCTTACAACCACATGATTATAAAATGCACCCATCATCCTTTTTTGCTATTAGTAAAGGCTCTTCATGGCATACTGAAGATGCTAAATCTATGATGAAATTAGCCACTCATTTATTATCAGCAGTGGTTACAGGATTTATCATTGcgtttttcttattatatttagaattttatttctattgtTGGTTATGTCAAAGAAATGATGCTAAGAAGGCTTCTTTATCATCAAACACAGCTTCTCCATCAAATCCATCATCTATTCGAAGAGAAAATCCAtctattagaattattcaTAATGATCCAagattattgaaaaaagtgTTTGGTCCAATATTAAGATTATCTCGATTCATACCATTTTTAAACCCAACAAATGTTAATACTGATTATTCAAGTTTTAATAGTGGATCTACTAGTCCAAATTTAAGTAATCATAATCCACATGTCCCACATCTGAGTACTTCCAGTTTGAACCCTGCACCATTTTCAGAAGTTGCTTATACTAGTTCTACAAGCgattttagaaataataatgaaaatgaattttatgaaatgaatgataatattaaataataccTCTACTTTCTCTCACCAACGTACCTCTACTTTCTCTCACCGACCTACCTCTACGctattcatatattttgaCGTTATCCACAATTGgcaattttaattaaatactAAATAGATTAATGCATTTATTGAACtatgtaataataattacaaaaataaaaaaaaagacttaataaaaaattatttttaataatacaacGGAAGcatgtatatatttatatatatatatgtggaagaataagaaaaaatatattactaTATAGAAGTAATACactgaaataaaaaaaagaatatgaaattctgtttaaagatttaatatttttatttgattggaaaactttgtttaatttttttttttttctatatatatatatatatacttaaaacttatatatacatatatataatttttttttaaagctATAAAGCTGgggtattattaatataggacaaatgataatttaaatgagataaaaaaaagatatcgAATGAAAggggaaaaaaaacaagatGGACATataggaaaaaaaagggaTAAAACAAAGTGAATGTGATTGGTAAAATGAATGTTGATGGTAAGTGAATGTATAGCGGATGTATCGTGGATGTAAAATAGCTAGAGAGTGTTTCTGGTTTAAAAAAGCTAGATTGCTTATTATTGCAAGTTAGCTAGAATGTTTATGGTAAGACAGCAGTGGAATCTGCCTTAGATAACCATTCGTTAACTGTATCAGAAGATAAAGCAGATTCgaaatcatcatcaactTGGACGACATGAATAGTTTCATCGGCACCATTGAAGATGACAGCAGCTTTCAAAGTACCAGAAGTTGGTCTTTGGAAATAATCTTGAGAACCACCACCACCGGTAGTAGTACCATCGGAACCTTGACCGTCATGAATATGagtaattaatttattagaacCTGGGGATAAGATTTCGAATAAATCTAATTCACCACAACCAGTTTCCCAACATGAACAAGAGGAAGAACCGTATTGTAAAGTTCTTGGGATCTTGGCGTTCAATAACCAAATAGCAGGCATATCTTGGTTCAAAGAATCAGAACCGGAAGCATCGGTAGGCATGGAGAATTCAAAGACAAAGATCTTGGAATCACCACCAAACCCATGATAAGCTGGAATACCATCTCTATAATAACCACATTCATTACCTGAACATTGTTGACCAGAAAAGATCATGAATTCTTTACCTGAGGCGATAGTGACGTCACCCAAAGCTTGTGGTGAAGCGGCACCGTCTAACCCATTAGAATCAGCAAATGAAATGGAGTTACCGAAACAAGAAGACCAAATACCTGAACCAGCAGTACCACCTTGATGATTCATAAAGATACAGTTATCGGTGGAACCTGGAGTGAAGTATGAAGATCTGATCCAAGAACCTGAAGTAGAACTAGAACTTGAACTAGAAGAACCGGAGTTTGGAGATGAGGAAGGAGATGAGGAAGGAGTTAAAGCAGCAGCAGAAGTAGCAGCTACAGAAGTGGCAGCTGGAGCGACAGAAGTGGCTGGAGCAGCAGAAGTGGCTGGAGCAACAACAGCGTCAGTAGTAGCAGCAGCTTCCACAGCATCGACATTGCTATCTTGAACAGCAGAGACAATGGTGTTGACTTTAGTGTAAGAGGTTTGAGCACCTTCTGGAGCTTCAGTTGGTTCGGTAGCAACTTGTAAGACAGAACCTTGACCATCTACCCAAACGGTAGAAGTGACTTGGACGTATTCAACAACGACATTTCTCTTGTCATGTTTATGAGAATGCTTTCCATCCTTGGCACCTTCCTTAGCACCTTCCTTGGCACCTTCCTTGTCACCTTCCTTGGCACCTTCCTTGGTACCTTCCTTACCGCCTTTCTTGCCACCTTTCTTACCCTTCTTGGCTTCTCTCTTTTGTAAATTGACAACAGCAGATCCATCTGGATAATAAACACCAAATTGGACCAAATTGATAGGACCTCTAAAATGAACAGACAATTCTTCATCCAATGGAGCCAAAGAGCCAGAAAATGAAGTTTGCTGTTGAGAACATTGACAAGAAGATTCATCCATGTTGGTAACGTCTTGGTATGAACCAGAGTAACCGACATTCGAATAAACAACCGCATCGGTTTCGTCACAATAGTAATTACCGTTGGATAGAGTACAATCCGCTAACACAGCAGAAGCAGACAATAAAGAGGCTGTAGCCAAttggaatatatttttcataattaaaaaaagagttTTAATGAGTGACTAAAGGTGAATAAATGAACGTGATGGTGTCTATTTTATCttatctatttatttatgataatattttttttagagtATATTTCTTTGCAGATCTTCGCGGATCTCGAGATAGattgattttaaatgaagGACAGTAGTTGGATTTTTAACACAGAGTTTTGATTGTATGATATCTTGCGAAATTGAATATACACCTTTAATTTTTCGTTTTACTCTTTGTTTTTGCTTTTggtttttataaaaaaaacactcAAGAGATTTTATAAAAGAGATCTTTGACAAGATGTATTTAAAGGAATGGCATTTCAAAgagatatttatttttccaGAGATTGTTGAtactacaaataataaccctgcattatttgtttatgCTGGTTTGGCCGTTTCCTAAACGGCGACGCTATCTGTTTTGGCGTCGGCGGATTTCCGGAAACAGACATGCTGTTTACCTTTTACCGTTTGCAGCATACTTTTCGCGTTGCTGGgttttcttgaatttttcgGGTTTTGCTTAATTATTgctcttatttttttctttttttctttttttcgGCTCGGGAATTTTCCTTTCATTATTGTGGCATTGCGACGCGTCACAAAAAGCCATGTCGCAAAAGTGTAACAAAGTCGTGGCAAATACGAacgaatttaaaaatagaatagaaatagaaatagaatagaaatagaaatagaatagaaatagaaatagaaatagaaatagaatataataGTCGCCACTTTCCAGACAGGACCCTGGATTTCCCGATGCGGGAACCCGCTATGTAGTGTACTTACTTTGTCGATGCTGGTAATAGTTCCGAATGGGGTAATTTTGGAGACTATTCTGGAGGTAGGAACAGGCATAAGAATAAGTATATTATAGGCATTTCATATTATATGAGACTCTTGAAGTCTTCTTGTTCTATTGTCGTGGTAATTTTTCAGCCTTAATCCCGAGAAAACCTTTAACCCTAAACAGGAAACCCTATAAATATGCACGCACAACCCTGGACGCACAACCCTGATAGCCCCAAATTCCTACCCTTAGGGCACCAGTAAATTCTTACCACATTTGGAAATGCATTAAATTGACCTTTCAAGTAAACATTCCTTTACTGGATCGGACTCACATTCCGTACATTCCcttgtatttatttttattctctttttatcttttaccTTATCTTGTATATAATATATGCTAAATTATAGTTAAcatttgtttttgttttgataTTCACACATCTCATTCTGTCAAAGTTAAACTAAACAATGAGCCACGTGACTCGGCTGATATGGGCCGTGCGCTGCTTTCTCTGTGGCGCAGTTTCTATGCTGCTGTCACTGTTGCTACGGCGGTATCTCCGCACTTTGGTTGCTACGGCTTTGTCTTTGCGGCTTGTACGGCTCGTTTCTTTTGCGCGGCTCTTAGCTCTCGAGATCTCCATTGCGTGCGCGAATTTCTGTGGATCTGCATATCAGCCGAAGCATTTGCTACGGCCCCGTCTCCACAACATGCATGAACGTTCAGGCACGCTGCCGCCCAGTTATCAGCCGGCTCCAGATCATATATAAATCCATCATTGCCTCGAGTTGATTTACTTTTTGTCTATTGTAAtcatttataattattatataatattttataatataccATCATATCATACAACcaatactaaaaaaaagcaaCTCATTATGTCATCAAGTGAAAGCTTAAGCATTGGTGATAAGCATTCACATTACAAAAAAGATGAGGAGGATGTAAGATCTTACACCGAATCTGCCAAATCCTTCGACGGTTACCCAGAACCTCAACCTGGTGAAAATATGGACATTGACACTCAATTGTCTCGTCAATTGTCCAAGATCTTATCCTCTGAAAAAGATGTCGAAAGGTTAGAAGCTCTTTCTCGTGTTATTTCTACAAAGACTAAAAAGGAAATGGATGCCTTCGAAGTCAATGACTTGGATTTCGATTTACGTGCtctattgaattatttacgTTCTCGTCAATTAGAACAAGGTATTGAACCTGGTGATTCTGGTGTTGCcttcaaaaatttaactGCTGTCGGTATCGATGCTTCCGCTGCTTATGGTCCATCTGTCGAAGAAATGGTTAGAAATTTCACCAACATTCCTCACCGTATCCTTAATAAATTCCGTAAGACCAATGATACTCCAATGAGAAacattattcaaaattgtACTGGTATTATTGAATCCGGTGAAATGTTATTTGTAGTTGGTAGACCAGGTGCTGGTTGTTCTACACTTTTAAAAACCATTTCTGGTGAAACTTCAGAATTACAAGAGATCAATGGTGAATTTTCTTATGATGGGTTAGATCAACATGAAATGATGTCCAATTATAAGGGTTATGTCATTTATGTACCAGAATTGGATAACCATTTCCCAAAGATTACTGTCAAGGAAACTATCGATTTTGCTTTGAAATGTAAGACTCCAAAGACACGTATTGATAATATGTCTCAAAAAGAATATGTTGATAATCTAAGAGATTTGTGGTGTACTGTCTTTGGTTTAAGACACACTTATGCTACTAAAGTCGGTAATGATTTCGTTAGAGGTGTTTCTGGTGGTGAAAGAAAGAGAGTTTCCTTAGTTGAAGCTCAAGCCATGTCTGCTTCTATTTATTCTTGGGATAACGCTACAAGAGGTTTAGATGCCTCCACTGCTTTGGAATTCGCTCAAGCCATCAGAACTGCCACCAATATGATGAACAATTCCGCCATTGTTGCAATTTATCAAGCTGGTGAAAACATTTATGAATTATTCGATAAGACTACTGTTCTTTATAATGGTAAACAAATCTATTTCGGTCCAGCTGATGAAGCTGTTGCTTATTTCCAAAGAATGGGTTGGGTTAAACCAGATAGAATGACTTCTGCTGAATTCTTAACTTCAGTCACTGTCGATTTCGAAAATAGAACTTTAGAAATTGTTCCAGGttatgaaaataaagttcCAAGATCTGGTGCTGAATTCGAAAAAATGTGGTTAGAATCTCCAGAAtatcaagaattattagatcAATATGATGATTATCAAGCAAGACATCCAGCTAATGAAACTCGTGATAGATTGGCTGTTGCTAAAGAACAAAGAGCTCAAGCCGGTGTTAGACACAAATCTCAATTCACTGTCTCATATTGGTCTCAAGTTCGTTATTGTATGCAAAGAGGTTTCCAAAGAGTTAAAGGTGATGCCACTTATACAAAAGTTTATTTGTCTTCTTTCTTAATTAAAGGTTTGGTTATTGGGTCTATGTTCCACAGAATTGATGATAAATCTCAATCAACAACTTCTGGTGCTTATTCTCGTGGTGGTTTATTGTTCTACGTTTTATTGTTTGCTGCTGTTACTTCTTTGGCTgaaatttctaattctttcgCTAATAGACCTATTGTCGTGAAACATCGTTCTTATTCCATGTATCATATCTCTGCTGAAGCTttacaagaaattattactGAAATCCCAACCAAATTTTTAGCCATTGTTATGTTAGCCTTATTAACTTATTGGATGccttatttgaaatatgaaGCAGGTCCTTTCTTCCAATACTTCTTATACTTGTTTACTGTTCAACAATGTACttctttcattttcaaattggttgctactactactactgaTGGTACTACTGCTCACGCTATTGGTGGTCTTTGGGTTTTAATGTTATGTGTTTATACAGGGTTTGTTTTACCAGTTGGTTCTATGCATCATTGGATTAAATGGTTCCATTTCTTAAATCCTTTGAATTACGGGTTTGAATCTTTAATGGCCACTGAATTCCATGGTAGACAAATGTTATGTTCTCAATTGATTCCTTCAGGTAGAGGTTATGAAAATGTTGATATTGCTAACCAAGTCTGTAACGCTGTCGGTGCCGTGAAGGGTCAATTATACGTTTCTGGTGACAAATATATTGATCATAGTTATCATTTCGCTTATAAACATGCTTGGAGAAACTGGGGTGTTAATGTCGTCTGGACTTTTGGTTATATTGTTGCAAATGTTGCCTTATCTGAATATATGAAACCTGTTTCTGCTGGGGGTgatcttttattatataagaGAGGTCATATGCCAACCTTTGGTACTGAAAACGCTGATGCTAAGACTGCCACTAGAGAAGAAATGATGGAAGCTTTGAATGGTCCAAATGTCGATTTGAAAGCTGTTATCGAAGCCAAAGATGTTTACACCTGGAATCATTTGGATTATGTTATCCCTTACGACGGTGCTACTAGACAATTACTATCTGATGTTTTCGGTTATGTTAAACCAGGTAAGATGACTGCTTTAATGGGTGAATCTGGTGCTGGTAAGACTACTCTATTGAATGTTTTAGCtcaaagaattaatatGGGTACCATTACTGGTGATATGTTGGTTAACGGTAAGTCTTTACCAGCTTCCTTCAATAGATCTTGTGGTTACGTCGCTCAAGCAGATAACCATATGGCTGAATTGTCTGTTAGAGAATCTTTAAGATTTGCTGCTTTATTGAGACAACCTCAATCCACTCCTGTCgaagaaaaattggaatACGTCGaaaagattattttattactagGTATGCAAAATTATGCTGAAGCTTTAGTTGGTCAAACTGGTAGAGGTCTAAATGTCGAacaaagaaagaaattatcTATTGGTGTCGAATTGGTCGCTAAACCttcattgttattattcttGGATGAACCTACTTCTGGTTTGGATTCTCAATCTGCTTGGTCTATTGTTCAATTCATGAGAGCTTTGGCTGATTCTGGTCAATCTATCTTATGTACTATCCATCAACCTTCTGCTACATTATTCGAAGTTTTTGatagattattattgttgaaaAAGGGTGGTAAGATGGTTTATTTCGGTGATATTGGTCCTCATTCCTCTACTTTGTTAAGTTATTTTGAACGTCAATCTGGTATTAAGTGTGGTAAATCTGAAAACCCTgctgaatatattttgaattgtaTTGGTGCTGGTGCAACCGCTTCAGTAGAAGCTGATTGGCATGATCTATGGTTGGAATCCCCAGAATGTGCTTTTGAAAGGGCTGCTGTTGATGAATTACATGAAAAATTGATGTCTAGAACTACTGCTGATGATCCAGAATTGGCTGGTAAATTTGCTGCTCCTTACTCTACTCAAATCAGAATCGTATTACATAGAACTTTCTTGCAATTCTGGAGATCTCCTATTTACATTAGAGCCAAGTTTACAGAAGCTGTTACTTGTGCTTTATTCGTTGGTTTATCTTATGTTGGTGTCAATCATTCTATTGGTGGTGCAACTGAAGCTTTCTCTTCGTGTTTTATGTTATTGTTAATTGCTTTGGCTATGATTAATCAATTATGTGTTTTTGCTTTTGAATCAAGAGAATTATATGAGGTCAGAGAAGCTGCTTCCAATACTTTCCACTGGTCTGCTTTATTGTTATGCCATTGTTGGGTCGAAACTAGTTGGTCTATTGCCACTCAATTCTTGTGTTACTTATTCTATTACTGGCCTGCTCAATTTAACGGTCGTGCTGCTGAGGCTGggttcttcttcttcttctacgTATTGATTTTCCCAATCTATTTTGTCTCGTACGGTTTATGGTTATTATACTTGTCTCCAGATGTTCCATCTGCCAATATGATCAATTCCAATTTATTTGCTGCTATGTTGTTATTCTGTGGTATTTTACAACCAAAGGAAAAGATGCCAGGTTTCTGGAGAGCTTTAATGTACCAAGTTTCTCCATTCACTTATGTTGTCCAAGCTTTAGTTGGTCCAGTTGTTCATAACAAGAAAGTCATCTGTAATCATAATGAATTCAACGTTTTTGACCCACCTGCAGATCAAACTTGTGCCTCTTACATGACTACTTTCATTGAAGATCACGGTGGCTATTTAAAGAATCCAAACGCTACTTCTGATTGTCACTATTGTTTGTATGACCTTCAAGATGAAGTTGTTCTTCAATATAATGTTAAGTTCCATCAAAGATGGAGAAATTTCGGTTTCATGTGGGCATACATTATCTTCAATTATTGTGCTATGTTGATATGTTACTATGTCATGAGAGTCAAGGTCTGGTCCTTAAAATCAGTATTAGATTTCAAGAAATGGTTTAATGGTCCAAAGAAAGATAGACATGAAAAGGATTCTACCATTTTCCAACAAAAAGCTGGTGATACAGCTAAGGTTCAAAAATCAGCTTAAACCTAAGTTCATgcagttttttttataattttccaCTCATTACCTAAATTTACCGTTCTTACATTTACTAATTATCCATTCCTCATTTTATTACTTGATAGATTAAACcatttatacttttttattttaattcattaaaaacTTTTCTAATACCAATAATGGATTTTTATATGTTAATTTTACGCACATTTGTCTGTTATTCTTTACCaatgtttatattttaaatacttaattaattatctatagattttttctctttttaagATTCTTCTGTTCTCAACtcttctattttattttaacgCCTTTCGCatacttttttcaataaaggTATTTCGCGTCTTAACTTATATTAGGGTTCTAATTATCTAGATTTatgaattgatttatttccCTCAGTGTCTACATCTTGAacataaaataaaagacaCATAAGTGCAGTTTCTACTTGGCATATTACACTAATTAATAACATTAGATTTACCATTGTTTTCCATATTTTTCAACTCCAGAACTTATTAGCATTGAAAATTGGATCATAATATTGCCGATATAGTAGAAATATTGATTAAATTATGCCATACACcaaattatatttcaacAGGTTATCCCTAGGTTTAGTGAAGAGCTCAACTCAAATTAATAAGAGATATAAACACAATTCAACTATATCAAAAGATTTGtcaaattttcaaatcacTAAAAATGAACAAGAtcttataaataatttaccattttttAAGAATATAGAGAAAAAGAAGCCAAAAAAAGCGAAAAAGTCAGAAACAGAGGCTGGTGAAAGGGGTGTATATGTTAATAAAAAGTTAGCTGTCGTTGGAAACTATTTTGCTGATCCTGAAAATGAAGGATACTTTAAGTATACTTTACCAGAATCAAAAACAAATCCATATTATGATGTGCTAGCAAGTGGTAAATTAgacaaaataattcaatcaaAGAAGGAACTACCGAGGTTATCAGTTACTAAGTTGCTTACTAAAAGGTGGTGTGAATTGCGTGAAACCTatgatatttattcaaGATTACCAATCTTTTCACATAACCAAG
Proteins encoded in this window:
- the CSH1 gene encoding mannosylinositol phosphorylceramide synthase catalytic subunit CSH1 (similar to Saccharomyces cerevisiae CSH1 (YBR161W) and SUR1 (YPL057C); ancestral locus Anc_8.514), encoding MRSELKVLIYTNVVLLMTATYITSGLIFLVCDDATSGALTDAEINPPRGIPTKPLLIPKIIHQTYKDENIPEHWKAGQKRCIDLHTDYQYILWTDKMINDFMQENYPWFMDTFLSYEYPIERVDAVRYFILYHYGGVYIDLDDGCERRLDPLLTVQAFVRKTSPVGVSNDVMGSIPHHPFYLKLMNSLNKYRKNVHIPYWTIMCSTGPLFVSLVWKKYKRTKESKEFLVRILQPHDYKMHPSSFFAISKGSSWHTEDAKSMMKLATHLLSAVVTGFIIAFFLLYLEFYFYCWLCQRNDAKKASLSSNTASPSNPSSIRRENPSIRIIHNDPRLLKKVFGPILRLSRFIPFLNPTNVNTDYSSFNSGSTSPNLSNHNPHVPHLSTSSLNPAPFSEVAYTSSTSDFRNNNENEFYEMNDNIK
- the TOS1 gene encoding Tos1p (similar to Saccharomyces cerevisiae TOS1 (YBR162C); ancestral locus Anc_8.515), which encodes MKNIFQLATASLLSASAVLADCTLSNGNYYCDETDAVVYSNVGYSGSYQDVTNMDESSCQCSQQQTSFSGSLAPLDEELSVHFRGPINLVQFGVYYPDGSAVVNLQKREAKKGKKGGKKGGKEGTKEGAKEGDKEGAKEGAKEGAKDGKHSHKHDKRNVVVEYVQVTSTVWVDGQGSVLQVATEPTEAPEGAQTSYTKVNTIVSAVQDSNVDAVEAAATTDAVVAPATSAAPATSVAPAATSVAATSAAALTPSSSPSSSPNSGSSSSSSSSTSGSWIRSSYFTPGSTDNCIFMNHQGGTAGSGIWSSCFGNSISFADSNGLDGAASPQALGDVTIASGKEFMIFSGQQCSGNECGYYRDGIPAYHGFGGDSKIFVFEFSMPTDASGSDSLNQDMPAIWLLNAKIPRTLQYGSSSCSCWETGCGELDLFEILSPGSNKLITHIHDGQGSDGTTTGGGGSQDYFQRPTSGTLKAAVIFNGADETIHVVQVDDDFESALSSDTVNEWLSKADSTAVLP
- the PDR12 gene encoding ATP-binding cassette multidrug transporter PDR12 (similar to Saccharomyces cerevisiae PDR12 (YPL058C); ancestral locus Anc_8.517), with product MSSSESLSIGDKHSHYKKDEEDVRSYTESAKSFDGYPEPQPGENMDIDTQLSRQLSKILSSEKDVERLEALSRVISTKTKKEMDAFEVNDLDFDLRALLNYLRSRQLEQGIEPGDSGVAFKNLTAVGIDASAAYGPSVEEMVRNFTNIPHRILNKFRKTNDTPMRNIIQNCTGIIESGEMLFVVGRPGAGCSTLLKTISGETSELQEINGEFSYDGLDQHEMMSNYKGYVIYVPELDNHFPKITVKETIDFALKCKTPKTRIDNMSQKEYVDNLRDLWCTVFGLRHTYATKVGNDFVRGVSGGERKRVSLVEAQAMSASIYSWDNATRGLDASTALEFAQAIRTATNMMNNSAIVAIYQAGENIYELFDKTTVLYNGKQIYFGPADEAVAYFQRMGWVKPDRMTSAEFLTSVTVDFENRTLEIVPGYENKVPRSGAEFEKMWLESPEYQELLDQYDDYQARHPANETRDRLAVAKEQRAQAGVRHKSQFTVSYWSQVRYCMQRGFQRVKGDATYTKVYLSSFLIKGLVIGSMFHRIDDKSQSTTSGAYSRGGLLFYVLLFAAVTSLAEISNSFANRPIVVKHRSYSMYHISAEALQEIITEIPTKFLAIVMLALLTYWMPYLKYEAGPFFQYFLYLFTVQQCTSFIFKLVATTTTDGTTAHAIGGLWVLMLCVYTGFVLPVGSMHHWIKWFHFLNPLNYGFESLMATEFHGRQMLCSQLIPSGRGYENVDIANQVCNAVGAVKGQLYVSGDKYIDHSYHFAYKHAWRNWGVNVVWTFGYIVANVALSEYMKPVSAGGDLLLYKRGHMPTFGTENADAKTATREEMMEALNGPNVDLKAVIEAKDVYTWNHLDYVIPYDGATRQLLSDVFGYVKPGKMTALMGESGAGKTTLLNVLAQRINMGTITGDMLVNGKSLPASFNRSCGYVAQADNHMAELSVRESLRFAALLRQPQSTPVEEKLEYVEKIILLLGMQNYAEALVGQTGRGLNVEQRKKLSIGVELVAKPSLLLFLDEPTSGLDSQSAWSIVQFMRALADSGQSILCTIHQPSATLFEVFDRLLLLKKGGKMVYFGDIGPHSSTLLSYFERQSGIKCGKSENPAEYILNCIGAGATASVEADWHDLWLESPECAFERAAVDELHEKLMSRTTADDPELAGKFAAPYSTQIRIVLHRTFLQFWRSPIYIRAKFTEAVTCALFVGLSYVGVNHSIGGATEAFSSCFMLLLIALAMINQLCVFAFESRELYEVREAASNTFHWSALLLCHCWVETSWSIATQFLCYLFYYWPAQFNGRAAEAGFFFFFYVLIFPIYFVSYGLWLLYLSPDVPSANMINSNLFAAMLLFCGILQPKEKMPGFWRALMYQVSPFTYVVQALVGPVVHNKKVICNHNEFNVFDPPADQTCASYMTTFIEDHGGYLKNPNATSDCHYCLYDLQDEVVLQYNVKFHQRWRNFGFMWAYIIFNYCAMLICYYVMRVKVWSLKSVLDFKKWFNGPKKDRHEKDSTIFQQKAGDTAKVQKSA